The nucleotide window CTTCGAGCGCACACCCAAGCCCAGTGCAGCTGTCTACGCCGCCGCCGTGGCCGGGCACCGAGCCGGCGCGGCCTAGCGGAGACGATCGCGCGTCGGCCGGGAACTGGCCAGGGCACGTGAGTGGAGGTTCTCCTCAGGCAAGCACAGGCATCCGGTGCTACACCGGAACGGGCGGACCCCGTGCGCGTGTGCTGTGGGACCCGTCGTACTGATTCGATTCGTTGACCACCGGAAAGGAACAGAACCATGGCAACTTACAAGATCGGCTACCTGATCGGGAGCCTCGCTAGCGCCTCCATCAACCGCACCCTGTCGACGGCCCTGATCAAGCTGGCCCCGGCGGAGTTGGAGTTCACCGAGATCCCGATCCGGGACCTCCCGCTGTACAACTCGGACTACGACGCGGACTTCCCGGCGGCCGGCCGGGCACTGAAGGCGGCGATCGACGCTTCCGACGGCATCCTCTTCGTGTCGCCGGAGTACAACCGGTCCATCCCCGGCGCGCTGAAGAACGCCATCGACTGGGGGTCGCGGCCCTGGGGCACCAACTCCTTCGCCCGCAAGCCCACCGGCATCATCGGCGCCTCACCCGGCGGCATCGGCACGGCCGTGATGCAGTCCTCGATGCGCAGCGTGCTGAGCTTCCTCGACGCGCCGCAGCTGAACTCGCCCGAGGCGTACATCCAGTTCTCCGCCGACGTCTTCACCCCGGATGGCGAGGTCACCAACGAGGGCACCCGAACCTTCCTGCGGCACTACATGGAGGAGTATTCGGCCTTCGTGCAGCGGGTGCTCGCCGCGAACGCGCCCGGGCACATCGGCGACGACGACCCGGGCTCCCGCAAGTAGTCACACCCCGCCCGGGTGGTGTGCGTAACTCCTGCAGAATTCACCACCGCGCCCACGGAAGCCCGCAATCACCCGGGCAGAGTCACGGTCGAGAGCAAAATTGCAGGAGTTATGCCTCCACGGGCGGGCTACTGGTCGGCGTGGGACTCGAGGAAGTTGTAGACCTCGGTGTCGTCGACACCGGGGAAGGTGCCGCTGGGCAGCGGGGAGAGCACGTGCGCGTGCAGCCGGGCGCTCGGCCAGGCCTGCCCGGCCCAGCGGGCGGCGACCGCGCCCGAGGGGCGCCGGCAGCAGGACTCGTCGGGGCAGCGGGACACCGCCCGCTGCGTGGTCTCCCGGCCGCGGAACCACTTGGCTTGCGCGAACGGGGCGCCGACGCT belongs to Cryobacterium sp. SO2 and includes:
- a CDS encoding NADPH-dependent FMN reductase yields the protein MATYKIGYLIGSLASASINRTLSTALIKLAPAELEFTEIPIRDLPLYNSDYDADFPAAGRALKAAIDASDGILFVSPEYNRSIPGALKNAIDWGSRPWGTNSFARKPTGIIGASPGGIGTAVMQSSMRSVLSFLDAPQLNSPEAYIQFSADVFTPDGEVTNEGTRTFLRHYMEEYSAFVQRVLAANAPGHIGDDDPGSRK